A genome region from Bombus terrestris chromosome 10, iyBomTerr1.2, whole genome shotgun sequence includes the following:
- the LOC100648906 gene encoding zygotic gap protein knirps isoform X3, giving the protein MNQVCKVCGEPAAGFHFGAFTCEGCKSFFGRTYNNLGSISECKNGGVCVINKKNRTSCKACRLRKCLVVGMSKSGSRYGRRSNWFKIHCLLQEQTNGNQNMTPGAVSPFGPSFLPGFLPQAQGPQSGVFKDGTDRASPSQEDLALQSHLLHVAMLKQEQERGSKSPHPDDVALQNQLRLLAWQRERERVGESSQQPPSTPPSTTPPPFYRQQQQQQQQQRLPGSPIFPMNFAQRDSVCVPSSPSDVFRPYLRTYKRTTDTPSDSGASSVDGADGQDIESRSNSALSYFKTSAESPTLSERDFPPRKINATVTLTTGYHPHQGLGLVYPPPGLVTPSTSQLSPRGGDLLLVSPSPGGLAVEQDEPIDLSVRSSRSTPGPSQSSEEASRLNDNTSDPDSPAKEEATTKSKPLDLTLGVKRPELPISL; this is encoded by the coding sequence TCGTTCTTCGGGCGCACCTATAACAACCTGGGCAGCATCTCCGAGTGCAAGAATGGCGGCGTGTGCGTGATCAACAAGAAGAATCGTACATCGTGCAAGGCGTGTCGCCTACGAAAGTGTCTCGTGGTCGGGATGTCAAAGTCAGGCTCGCGGTATGGTCGTCGTTCGAACTGGTTCAAGATTCACTGTCTCCTCCAAGAACAAACGAACGGAAATCAAAATATGACTCCAGGAGCAGTTTCGCCGTTCGGACCAAGCTTTCTACCAGGATTCCTTCCTCAGGCTCAAGGACCTCAAAGCGGGGTATTCAAAGATGGAACGGATCGTGCTTCACCTAGTCAGGAAGATTTAGCCCTCCAATCGCATCTGTTGCACGTGGCGATGCTGAAGCAGGAACAAGAAAGGGGAAGCAAGTCTCCCCACCCGGATGACGTAGCTCTTCAAAACCAACTTCGTCTGTTAGCCTGGCAAAGGGAGCGTGAAAGAGTCGGTGAAAGTTCTCAACAACCTCCGAGTACGCCACCTAGTACAACACCTCCGCCGTTTTAcagacaacaacaacaacaacaacaacagcaacgaCTTCCAGGCTCTCCGATTTTCCCAATGAACTTCGCTCAAAGAGACAGCGTTTGTGTGCCTAGCAGTCCATCGGACGTCTTCAGACCGTACCTTCGAACTTATAAAAGGACAACAGACACACCAAGCGATAGTGGAGCGTCCTCGGTGGATGGCGCTGATGGTCAAGACATCGAATCAAGGAGTAATTCAGCATTGAGTTACTTCAAAACCAGCGCTGAATCACCGACCTTGTCCGAAAGAGATTTTCCACCTAGAAAAATCAATGCTACGGTTACATTGACGACAGGATACCATCCTCATCAAGGTCTAGGCCTAGTGTATCCTCCACCTGGTTTAGTCACGCCATCAACGTCTCAACTTTCGCCCAGAGGCGGCGACCTGCTTCTGGTCAGTCCCAGTCCAGGTGGTCTAGCTGTGGAGCAAGACGAACCGATAGATCTTAGTGTCAGATCGAGCAGAAGCACTCCGGGACCCAGTCAGTCGTCAGAAGAGGCTAGTAGATTAAACGATAACACTAGTGATCCCGATAGCCCTGCGAAAGAGGAAGCCACGACGAAGAGCAAACCCTTGGATCTAACGTTAGGTGTGAAGAGGCCAGAGTTACCTATATCGCTATGA
- the LOC100648906 gene encoding zygotic gap protein knirps isoform X2, which yields MPKMNQVCKVCGEPAAGFHFGAFTCEGCKSFFGRTYNNLGSISECKNGGVCVINKKNRTSCKACRLRKCLVVGMSKSGSRYGRRSNWFKIHCLLQEQTNGNQNMTPGAVSPFGPSFLPGFLPQAQGPQSGVFKDGTDRASPSQEDLALQSHLLHVAMLKQEQERGSKSPHPDDVALQNQLRLLAWQRERERVGESSQQPPSTPPSTTPPPFYRQQQQQQQQQRLPGSPIFPMNFAQRDSVCVPSSPSDVFRPYLRTYKRTTDTPSDSGASSVDGADGQDIESRSNSALSYFKTSAESPTLSERDFPPRKINATVTLTTGYHPHQGLGLVYPPPGLVTPSTSQLSPRGGDLLLVSPSPGGLAVEQDEPIDLSVRSSRSTPGPSQSSEEASRLNDNTSDPDSPAKEEATTKSKPLDLTLGVKRPELPISL from the coding sequence TCGTTCTTCGGGCGCACCTATAACAACCTGGGCAGCATCTCCGAGTGCAAGAATGGCGGCGTGTGCGTGATCAACAAGAAGAATCGTACATCGTGCAAGGCGTGTCGCCTACGAAAGTGTCTCGTGGTCGGGATGTCAAAGTCAGGCTCGCGGTATGGTCGTCGTTCGAACTGGTTCAAGATTCACTGTCTCCTCCAAGAACAAACGAACGGAAATCAAAATATGACTCCAGGAGCAGTTTCGCCGTTCGGACCAAGCTTTCTACCAGGATTCCTTCCTCAGGCTCAAGGACCTCAAAGCGGGGTATTCAAAGATGGAACGGATCGTGCTTCACCTAGTCAGGAAGATTTAGCCCTCCAATCGCATCTGTTGCACGTGGCGATGCTGAAGCAGGAACAAGAAAGGGGAAGCAAGTCTCCCCACCCGGATGACGTAGCTCTTCAAAACCAACTTCGTCTGTTAGCCTGGCAAAGGGAGCGTGAAAGAGTCGGTGAAAGTTCTCAACAACCTCCGAGTACGCCACCTAGTACAACACCTCCGCCGTTTTAcagacaacaacaacaacaacaacaacagcaacgaCTTCCAGGCTCTCCGATTTTCCCAATGAACTTCGCTCAAAGAGACAGCGTTTGTGTGCCTAGCAGTCCATCGGACGTCTTCAGACCGTACCTTCGAACTTATAAAAGGACAACAGACACACCAAGCGATAGTGGAGCGTCCTCGGTGGATGGCGCTGATGGTCAAGACATCGAATCAAGGAGTAATTCAGCATTGAGTTACTTCAAAACCAGCGCTGAATCACCGACCTTGTCCGAAAGAGATTTTCCACCTAGAAAAATCAATGCTACGGTTACATTGACGACAGGATACCATCCTCATCAAGGTCTAGGCCTAGTGTATCCTCCACCTGGTTTAGTCACGCCATCAACGTCTCAACTTTCGCCCAGAGGCGGCGACCTGCTTCTGGTCAGTCCCAGTCCAGGTGGTCTAGCTGTGGAGCAAGACGAACCGATAGATCTTAGTGTCAGATCGAGCAGAAGCACTCCGGGACCCAGTCAGTCGTCAGAAGAGGCTAGTAGATTAAACGATAACACTAGTGATCCCGATAGCCCTGCGAAAGAGGAAGCCACGACGAAGAGCAAACCCTTGGATCTAACGTTAGGTGTGAAGAGGCCAGAGTTACCTATATCGCTATGA
- the LOC100648906 gene encoding zygotic gap protein knirps isoform X1 translates to MWSSRPLRALMNQVCKVCGEPAAGFHFGAFTCEGCKSFFGRTYNNLGSISECKNGGVCVINKKNRTSCKACRLRKCLVVGMSKSGSRYGRRSNWFKIHCLLQEQTNGNQNMTPGAVSPFGPSFLPGFLPQAQGPQSGVFKDGTDRASPSQEDLALQSHLLHVAMLKQEQERGSKSPHPDDVALQNQLRLLAWQRERERVGESSQQPPSTPPSTTPPPFYRQQQQQQQQQRLPGSPIFPMNFAQRDSVCVPSSPSDVFRPYLRTYKRTTDTPSDSGASSVDGADGQDIESRSNSALSYFKTSAESPTLSERDFPPRKINATVTLTTGYHPHQGLGLVYPPPGLVTPSTSQLSPRGGDLLLVSPSPGGLAVEQDEPIDLSVRSSRSTPGPSQSSEEASRLNDNTSDPDSPAKEEATTKSKPLDLTLGVKRPELPISL, encoded by the exons TCGTTCTTCGGGCGCACCTATAACAACCTGGGCAGCATCTCCGAGTGCAAGAATGGCGGCGTGTGCGTGATCAACAAGAAGAATCGTACATCGTGCAAGGCGTGTCGCCTACGAAAGTGTCTCGTGGTCGGGATGTCAAAGTCAGGCTCGCGGTATGGTCGTCGTTCGAACTGGTTCAAGATTCACTGTCTCCTCCAAGAACAAACGAACGGAAATCAAAATATGACTCCAGGAGCAGTTTCGCCGTTCGGACCAAGCTTTCTACCAGGATTCCTTCCTCAGGCTCAAGGACCTCAAAGCGGGGTATTCAAAGATGGAACGGATCGTGCTTCACCTAGTCAGGAAGATTTAGCCCTCCAATCGCATCTGTTGCACGTGGCGATGCTGAAGCAGGAACAAGAAAGGGGAAGCAAGTCTCCCCACCCGGATGACGTAGCTCTTCAAAACCAACTTCGTCTGTTAGCCTGGCAAAGGGAGCGTGAAAGAGTCGGTGAAAGTTCTCAACAACCTCCGAGTACGCCACCTAGTACAACACCTCCGCCGTTTTAcagacaacaacaacaacaacaacaacagcaacgaCTTCCAGGCTCTCCGATTTTCCCAATGAACTTCGCTCAAAGAGACAGCGTTTGTGTGCCTAGCAGTCCATCGGACGTCTTCAGACCGTACCTTCGAACTTATAAAAGGACAACAGACACACCAAGCGATAGTGGAGCGTCCTCGGTGGATGGCGCTGATGGTCAAGACATCGAATCAAGGAGTAATTCAGCATTGAGTTACTTCAAAACCAGCGCTGAATCACCGACCTTGTCCGAAAGAGATTTTCCACCTAGAAAAATCAATGCTACGGTTACATTGACGACAGGATACCATCCTCATCAAGGTCTAGGCCTAGTGTATCCTCCACCTGGTTTAGTCACGCCATCAACGTCTCAACTTTCGCCCAGAGGCGGCGACCTGCTTCTGGTCAGTCCCAGTCCAGGTGGTCTAGCTGTGGAGCAAGACGAACCGATAGATCTTAGTGTCAGATCGAGCAGAAGCACTCCGGGACCCAGTCAGTCGTCAGAAGAGGCTAGTAGATTAAACGATAACACTAGTGATCCCGATAGCCCTGCGAAAGAGGAAGCCACGACGAAGAGCAAACCCTTGGATCTAACGTTAG GTGTGAAGAGGCCAGAGTTACCTATATCGCTATGA